One Pelmatolapia mariae isolate MD_Pm_ZW linkage group LG1, Pm_UMD_F_2, whole genome shotgun sequence genomic window, AAGTTATTTTGAAACCACAGCTATCGCCATGTGCTTCCCGTCAGACAAAATTCTGGTTTTTAGGCATTTTTTCAGAAATACtaaagagaaaaaggagaaaattatTCAAAGTGGATTCTTCttttacacaaaaacaaatataatataaaaatatatgatgGTTGTGGGAAACAGCCACAATAAAAAGGCCATTTCAGTCTGTTCTTctctttggtgtttttaaaggtGGCACAAGCGTCACCTAAAGTGCTCTAAATTGTACAGTAAGCTGGTCAGGCTTTTAAATAATCGTGGACTCTCAGTATTTCTGGAATACATGCATCACAAGGAATCTGATGTTGGTTTAAAGGTCCAGAAATGTTATATTTGAGTAAAGCGTGCGACAACGCTCATCCCCTCAGTTCTGTTTGGGTCCTCTGTTGCTGCAGAGCCTTTCAAGCGGCCATAGCAGTTCATCCTCTCTGGGTCTGTATGGCACCACGTAGCTCTCCTCTTCAAGCAGAATTCGGTTTAATGTGCGCTCATAATTAATGTGACGTCGTGCCATAAAGATATACTGTTTCCCTACTTCCAGGTTAGGGCAGTCGCACACATTAGGGACCCACAGGAACTCCCGGTGCTCCAGGCGGAACCGGTTCCGGTAGGTGTGGATGATCTGGACATCGTAACGAGTTTCCTCACCTCGTTGCAGCTTCAAAAGGACTCTTGCCcggaaaactaaaataaaatagcgATACTAATACAGCTGTATGTGGTAACAAGCCactaaaaacagcaaaaatagaaTATGTAGTCTTACCAAAGTCCTTCTGGCAATACTGTCTCTGGCGTTCTCGTCGACCTTTAACCCGCTGGCATTTGCCACAATGCCCTGAAGGATATGGCAACCGCAAATTAATTCAGACAAGTGcagacataaataaaaatatgtctcATAGAAATACAGCCAATGGAATTAGATGAAAAACATTAATTAGTCTTTAATTCATGTTTCTGCCATTTAGAAGATAGTGATCTTTTTGTGACAGCCAAAAATGCCCATTGTAATAAATTCATCCCGGATGAACCCCCACTTGCCAAAAACTGGGCCGCAAGACAAAATGGGAGACGTACACAAATACTTATTAATagactgtttattttaaatgaaagacACAAGAAGAGAAGCTAAACTAACCATCGTGTGTGGTTAGTACAATCATTCGTGTAAATGGGTGAAAAAGGTGCGTGCAGTTTTCTCGGGGGTAAGAAACACAACTGAGCTCTGAGTTGTGCCTGATAGTGCACAGGCACAGGAGCCCCATGCCAACAGATGTGACCTGCCACTCAAAGCCAAAAGGAGGGAAGGATGGAGTGGGTCATCACACACAGGCTTGGATGAGAGCCACACTGAAGGTACGTCAACACTAAAGGTGGTACTATCACGTTTCTTTTTAAAGGTACTTGGCAAGTAGGTTGTTCTCAGTAACTCAGAGAACTTGCCACAGTTCCTCTGTGAATGTGGTTCCAGTGCCAAAACTAGGACTGGTCACAATGACTGATGCCAAAAACTTTGACCCCAAAGATGGAACCATAACCAAAAACAGCTGCAGTCTACAGATTCTCTCTGCAATGATATTCTTCTCAAGGACGTTAGCCACACTTCTGCTGTGCAGTTATCAAGTGTTGCATATACTGAAAGGTATCGAGTTCTTTTTCCTCTTAATGTCAGACTGATTGTTGAGATCACGGCTCTGTGGGGTCTTAGCAAAATACACAAGACCTCTTGTTATTCTTGTGCTTcaagctgtttttttattactCTAGCTTGGAGTTTATGTGGCATTTGGCCTTGTCACATATTTGGGACTGATCTAATTTATAGGGtacatgaatttttaaaaatagcagTTTTAGCTTGTTGAGTGATGTGATGGGTTGTTTGAACATACTTTCAGGTGAAGGCTGAGGAAGGAAATTTCTACGGTTCTCGTCCCGCTCCAGACGAGGCAGGATGGGCTGGTGGGGACGCTGGTGGTGTGGTGGCTTCACTGGCTGTAAAACTAGAAGAGACAAAATCAACACACTAATATCAGCATGATTTTTCAAATCCTTGGGCGTCTTACAATTGCTTGTTTCTCTATGTATTGCAACCACGATCACTTTGGGCTCCAAAGCAAAAACATGGAAGAGACCAAAAACTGGTCTGAGTCTAAAACTGGTCAGTGATGTCACGGTGGCTattttcatcttttatatacagtctatagtCAAGGTTGAgccacttttttttaacctatttTTGATTATTACTTATATTTCgttgctttcattttttattttattaagtttAGGCAACAAAACTTAATAAAATGTCGTGTTGTGGCTTAAATGTTTGCTGTTGTTCATTTCATTTTGGATAATGATCAACAGGCAGGCAGTATATACACATGCACTGATATTACAGCATATCAGTTAACAGTGTTTTTCATTATATAACACAACAGGAaacattatttgaatatattaaTGAAATGACAGAGCAGCATCTTTTTTTCGCCTATTGTAAGttaaaaaatgtgaaagcaAAGACAGTGTAAAAAGCCATACTACTGTTATGTTCAATTGCTTTCTCAATAAAAGagataatgataaaaaaaagaaatgacagagCAGCTTAAAAACCCACGATGTGTCTCAGTTATTCAACTTCACATTACATATCTAAAACTAAACCTGGTATTGTAAAagctaaaatatataaaaaacctGCCTCatacagtttgttttgcagcagcaaaaaaaaaaaaaaaatcattctgaCTTAATTATGTATCATCACGACCTGAAGAGTCCCGTTTTTATCTAATAAACTATCAAAATACTATTTCTGCCAATGATATGAGTTCTGCTTTTGGCAGAAATTCACCTCCTGGAAAATGTTTCCAGAGAGGCGACTTAGATTTATTGCAGTGTTGGATGGAGTCTGACAAGAAGGCATGGCTCCTCGGGCTCAGTGCAGATTCCCATGTGAATATTTAAGGAGAGATTGAGCACATGTGTACTGCAGGCTCATCATGAAACTTACAACAGCTGTGTTTCTCAGCAGCAACCAGGCCAGCCTGCAGATCAactattttaaaatcaaatggGACCTGAACATGGATTCTTCTCAGCCCTTCATCCACTGCAAGTGTTTTCACTTATTCAGCTGAATTAGAACTTCTGTAAGGGTGCTGTGTGCACGTGTGCACGCCTTTAGGTTTGCTGCCACTCGTCTGACAACTTCCTCTGTCAGACAATAAAATGCACTCATAAGCTAATCTTGGCTTTATATTTATCTCTGAAAGGAGTCACTCAGCCAATATTTCTGAGTTAGTTTCATCCCATGCTGCTGATTCAAGATGCATAAATATGTCCACagtaatttattaaatattcATTAGGTTACTCAGAAATACTTTCTGCATTTTCAAGTGCTTTGCAGAGTGGTCAGCAGTCTGCTATTTTCAGCattaccacaagtttgtttgttaatttaGCATCATTAGTGTTGCTTTATCAATTTATAAAGTCAGTGAAGAGCATCTATTGtttcagttgtgtttttttgtgactTGCGTGTCCACTGCAGAGGGCATGAATGAATAGGCTGTGTCTCAGAAGGACAAAGAACATGAACAACATGTTATAGTCTGACTTCAAACGAGCACCTGAGACCATAAACACATCATAATTcctgagaaaacagaggaatgtAGCAAAACAGGCATCTTCAGCCTCAGATTTGTGCAGAATCAAACTTGTTTTTCATCCCCTGCTGGTGATTAGAAGAAATTATaacttttttctgtatttttacacACATTCTGTATCTGCAGTTTAAAGTGAGCACTTGCATCTGTAGAGATACAGCTCTTAAATGGCTGTTAATggcacacttgttattaatctgtctctcttccacagcatgtctttatcctgttttccttctctcatcccaaccaatcacagcagatggccccgccccttcctgagcctggttctgccggaggtttcttcctgttaaaagggagtttttccttcccactgtcgccaaagtgcttgctcatagggggtcatatgattgttgggtttttctctgtatgtattattgtagggtctaccttacaatataaagcgccttgaggcgactgttgttgtgatttggcgctgcataaatacaattgaatttacattttttttgtagatgAGCTGAATCCATCCGTCACACAGATCACAAAGAGTCTGATGGTGATCCATGTAAACTGAGTATAAACTAATGTAAATGTTTCGTGCTATTACTGCAGAGACTGCACAGGACCAAAGCcttagttttcattttgtaaccTGGATTTCACTGATGACTGCTCGTTGCCCAGTAATGTAAAGTGAACAGAGAACACTTGTGAGTGCCGTACATGTATGTACAATACTTGGTGATGAGAAAACGCTGCTTTGCATCATAGCTAGCATTCAGTTAAAGTGACAACCAAAGACCAACGGTCTACAACAGTGTGTTGTAGGTATTTGTGGAATGACACAATGAATCTGTCTGGTTCTGGTAACAACACCACAGAAGGCAGCATTTATAACTTTGGAAAGATAGCACAAAGTCCATTTAGCTGTTatcattaaagaaacaataaaaacactgtGTTCATGTAAGTATCTTCAGTACAGGGCAGATGGTCTCAGTGTTGCTGATGGCACACTCTTTCATGAGTTTCTCCCCTTACAGAAATGACTGGCAGAAATTTCTTTAATGCGgtacttgtgtgtttttaaaggcaGCCTAAAATTTCTTCTCAACTTGAACTGAGCTTTAAGTAACATGAGGTTGTTGGAGAGGATGACTGACTTACAGTTTACTGACTTACTAAACTAATGGTTTAATGTATGAATCTGTTTCATGGGAATTAAAGAGAGTAGATGGGCCTTACACCAGTGAGGTCGGGGGGTGTTTTGTGGAGCCCTGGTAGTGGTGGTTGTGGCTGAAGCAGTGGGCTGACTCCAGGGTAGGTAGCTGGCAGTATGGTGAGCCTGTCGCAGTGGGCTCCTCCTCCCGTGGTAGAGAGCATACTGGTCTGGTGGGAGCCAATACTCGTACTCAATCCCTGGGTTTCTGTCTGTTGCCAGAACCTGCACACAAGTGAACAGTTCAGAGTGGcatggagaaaaagaaaaatagcaaGCGATCAGTCAGGACCATTAGAGCCAAAGGAAGATTTTTATTTCTATCTGCAGTAACGTGATTCTTTCACCGAGCTGACATATACTCTTTCCAAAACGTTTGGGCGAACTCCAAGAAAAAGTCTTTGACTAGCTTCCTCGTTCTCGTTTCTATTTTGTTGTTAGTCATCTTGTTATCAGTACATGTGCCCAGATACTTGAAGCTACTATTgactcccacagactgaccAGAAATTGAAGTACCTGTCATCGGGCCTGTGTAATTCaccgtcttgatgcatgctcaatcatccaggtaagtaaatctccaaaggttgattttGTTCGTCaggacattttcagtgggagaaatgtttcgtcatcatccaggtgacgtcttcagtctcagctgactgcaggtttcaatcttataaacagtacatttgcataatgactgaaaccagcccactgaaggaacaatgggctgggaggtcagttccttaatcataattatgcaaattctcatgaccattgatcaacaaccactgatcaatggccatgagtaccattcacagagagttggggaatggctgcaatcacagcattgtaagatggtgacagatgtacccttaggccccctcctcgattcagagatggtctttcccttttcacgtttcctgatgtataaatcctggcacttaacagcgtcaCTATGTTAccctgtttgtgtcgggggaccagatccttggggtggaccagtttttggcgcagcgtgttttggggtttaaaagccacagagacccggtgtttagaaaaaatgcgtctcaactgctctgatactcctgacacatatgggatcactacaggttttcgcttgggcagcggttgtccttctctcctggatcggctggagctttctttaggagcctttccagctttgacaaaagtccagctgggataaccacatttactcagggccttcttgatgtccttctgcctccctggccgctgtgtcagtggggatggtgttcgctctgtgttgtagcgtcctgatgacacaaGGATCAGGTCctccgacacaaacagagtaacatagtgtacgctgttggaggattgccaggatttatacatcggggaaaccaaacaacctcacccaaagcggatggcacaacacagaagagctacctcgtcaggccaggactctgcagtctatttacacctacaggccagtggacactctttcttttcttttttttttttttttttttttgtctgtcccatttggttctttagccgtcagaattgttgtctgaagaccaacaaggatacccaatggatttattttgccaaatggatcatcatggcattgccgtattggtccatttgatcaaactttgttgttattatttattttattttcagttgttacagatgggacagacatgactgggggataggaaagggagaaagaaagatgaaggaaaagaaaaacagaggggaagagggacagtgagaaagggcacttaaaaagagaaagaagaagaaaaatataatctcctggatcacctgttgagagaaaaagaagagaaaacaagcaaaaaaaacagagcagcatactaaacacaacaccatcgcattaatctagctaagtgtaaacagcagtaaatactaaatattgaatgttgttgtgcagcacgcaggacagacagcgcacaatgtgctttgaagtagcagctaagaaaggtgtagtttatgtctatgaacagtgaacacccgtgtgcacacctgtgtggatcagcgcgcttgtattcaaaatgtttctccatgtaacggtctgctagagggtgtggggggccatagccccgtcccccagggcatgaagcaggcatggagaagatccaggctccagacatccagaggccccagagtgcgagagcccaaggagtaccaccggaggggcatccgtgccaccctcctgggaagggctgatgagatccccagacgaggggtcacccagtagccacggagcagaagccagaagGGGCTGCACTGGCGAGCCCGccagctctgccggcagccagctgtgccagagtgaaccgagttgcaggcccagaggccggaggcccgagggccccctttgccccggaagaggcctgaccgagcgacaggcaccaggccccgccaagtagccaccgggagtgagctggtacatacctgagcgcccagccccggacaccaagaaccaccaacgcaccgacccctgagggcatcagttaccggcagggagtgtggtgaggggagataggcctccacactttggagggcctgggtgttcccagggaggtggagtctaagacccgacctgacatatagacacagacaaacaggcacacacagacacaaacatgcattcccaccctcatgcacacatatacaaacactcagcactcacccaacgtagggatagacatacatggacatgtacacacaatcatactccccaaacatactctataccccgggtccaggtaccctcacccccagagggggaaacggcacccagacccaagagatgtgaccctttcccccggggtggaggcaagcagaccgccccaggctccgcagcagcagggaggccaatcggacagccaacacctcctcccagccccctgccccgatggctagtagagaacgggggtgtgtgaagaccccatacttccctcctcccgctcatgtgtagtgttgctgcgtgttgttctaaagtgcatttaaaacaagggagggcatggtgctgctgccagagagcagcaggtgttagcacggcccctcccgagaaccctcaatgtctacatggatttaaaattgagaggtgggcaccggcgccagaggtagggttgaatacacagaccgtccactggacgccgttaacgtggtcaccctcaaggccctatatatatgtgtgtgttatgagagtgtgaataatgtggatgtctaagttgtggaataaaattgaggcacaggtggccagaaggggacagagggggggaatgcctcccctgcaccctggtgacacaccccgctgaccccagtaggcacccccgtcctctggtacccaccaaggcaagggagcccaggcccatccagaccggggcctacggcagcagcaccgccaagccccacaggacccggggcagcccaccctaccccaccgcagaggaaactgtacccaccctaacattcaatcatctccagactacacaagacaacagacacccaggttaggtttattctccacctctcctatgtctctcccccacctgcagagtggacttctgcaaggatggaacaacctccctgtcagttgaagagccccccagttaggccgatgcaccagaggccccctgcgccagggctgagcccccgtgcacccacccgcccacaacctcggtgacacaccgacgaggaccgaagcccccaaggcccagccagagccccatcacggagacgaagcacccccgaaccccaagcccccccgcctgccccggatccactcaggggcagccaggctaccaggccagtaacctacgtccgccagcacagaccatcccccagccccgctgcacgcagccacgaggagaacaccctctaagagcgaccagagccactaaccaggttatgaccacaaccccccgggttgagccctccagggataacgtctctaggggttctccaggcgccctaagcccgtcccaacctccacatcaaccacaatagcgaaggcaggaccaaaccatgaccccccacccccgctaggtgatgaagccgatcaaaggagcccagagggattgatctaatgtggtggcagaggctgtatcaagactaatgtgatctattagatggtttttatattgattagaattaagattatttttatttttccagttaaggaggaccattttcttggcaatgcatagggcagtgaaaaccatgtggactgtattagtttctgtagtgacatcatccaattttcccaacaaacacactaaaggggaggctggaatgttacatttcagacactttgataagtcttcacatatctcgcgccaaaacttctgcactggtggacagaaccaaagagcgtggatgtaattgtctggtgtattgccttgacagtgtgagcagttgttggaagatgtaaagcccatcttgaacatccgatgaccagtatagtgcactctatgtagtattttgtattgtattaattgcagactgggatttttaatcaatttaaaggtttttaagcaaacctgagaccagaagttttggtctaagcttactgataaatctgcttcccactttgcaataggaagggatattgattcatctattttagaaagtgttctgtatattttagataataatttgggggatttaagagtaagaaagtgtaccgcgcttggtggtgtttgtaattcagcttgactgaggtaaaatttctttttttactatggatttaatttgttgatattctaaaaatcttttcttgttgatcccatattgtgtaactagtctgtcaaatggaataaattctgttccctctaatatatgttctaagtatttaattcctttacaactccattctggaaaattaatcatattattgttttgtaatatgtcagggttattccagataggtgtacgtttgcatgggattaatgaggactctgtcatttttagaaactcccaccatgctgtcagagaagagctgatgttgatgcttttaaagcattcatgtcttttgatgttggagctgataaatggtaggtctgaaatctctagattattatatgcctgttctacatctagccagggttcatctaagaaggtgtgttttagccatcctgagatgaactgaagcctgttggctaaaaaatagtgattaaagttaggcagatctaatcctcctttatccttggtcctttgtaatgtttttaagctgatacgtgggggtttgtctttccaaaggaatttagaaatacatgagtctagagatctgaaccaatcttgtgatggcttatttgggatcattgaaaacaaatagtttatttttggcaagaccatcatttttatagcggcgacccttcccatgagtgatatgggtaaagatttccatctagccagatcgctttctactgtctttaaaagcgggatgtggtttaagttagttaattctgaaagcttaggagagacattaatacctaaatattttatatttccagattgcagtggggtaggagaagaattatggaaggagcaattaatcggaagaactgtagattttgaccagttaattgaataatctgagactcttgagaaagagtttatcagttcaatcaccccagagatattggtttgagttttggagaaaaagtaacacatcatccacataaaggctgattttatgttctacattcttacattttatgcccttaattgttgtagcctgtctaattgctgctgctaatggctcaataaaaattgcaaacagtgaaggggagagtgggcatccctgcctggtgcccctcaggagacagaagctggaggatgtctggtcatttgttctgacacaagctgttggggaattatataatatttttaaccagtttatgaaagaggatCCAAacccaaatttgtgtaaagttgcaaatagaaatttccagttaactctatcaaacgctttttctgcatcaagagacaacattatggtttcaatgtttttgctgtatgagtagtctgttaaattaagtaatctacgtgtatttgttgatgagtgcctaccttttatgaaaccagtttggtcaggatgaattaaaaggggggttattttctctagtctctttgagagagctttgcagattattttaaggtctacattaataagggatattggacgatagcttgaggcaaatacagggtctttgcctggttttagtaagagactgatatttgcagagttcatatttggtggtagtctaccattttccttgatttcctgcaacattctgtgaaaaactggtgccagaatcgtccagaattctttgtagaattctgcaggaaagccgtctggacctggagccttattattgggcatacttatcagggcttcctggagttcatctggcgtcagtggcgaatccagtgccattgcttgggtgtctaataattttggaagagttatgttgtccaaaaactgatcaatttcatttttagatgggtttatttgtggtgtatataaagtttcatagaaatccctaaaaattttgtttatttttttaagatcatatattgtgttcccagataaatctttaacagcacatatagttcttttttctttattgatttttaactggttagctagaaatTGTCCGGATTTGTTACCGTGTTCATAATTTTGCaggcgaagtctttgtactaagaatttagtctttttattaataatttcatttaattctagttttgttttgcatattttgtttaatatttcttgatcttggtgtgATACATAGGCtttttctaaggatttgatgtttttttctagttcttgaatatttttgttttcttctttcttcttatgtgatgagaaagagattattttacctctcatcacggctttccctgcttcccagaggacagatgctgatgttccaggaatgtcattaaagtctaaatatgaaatccattcttttttaaagtatttgataaactcttcatctttgagcagcgatgtattaaatctccagtttttacttggtgtggtattattcttctgcattagtgttaaagatacaggagcatgatcgctgacagctataggatgaatctcagtgtctgaaatgtcactcagcagtgagctgctgacagtggacactctttcaaggatgaggatgtacacatcctggacagggaggaacgctggtttgagggcggagtcaaggaggccatttacgtgaaaagggaaagaccatctctgaatcgaggagggggcctaagggtccatctgtcaccatcttacaatgctgtgattgcagccattccccaactctctgtgaatggtactcatggccattgatcagtgggctttggtcagtggttgttgatcaatggtcatgagaatttgcataattaagattaaggaactgacctcacagcccattgttccttcagtgggctggtttcagtcattatgcaaatgtcctgtttataagattgaaacctgcagtcagctgagactgaagacgtcacctggatgatgacgaaacgtttctcccactgaaaacgtccagatgaacaaaatcaacctttggagattgTGTAATTCCCATTTTGTGAACATTAAACATCAACTAATAATGGATTATCAGTTAGAATTCCAATCTCCTTCCTCAGCCCTCACCTGGAAATATGTTCAAATTCTAATCCATCGAATCCGTCTtggagttgttgttgttgttgtattaaAGTCAGATTGACAAATAGCATCTTTTTACTGTAAGTGACATGCAGCTGTATTAAATAGAATCATGTTGCATCTTCTGTGCCCCTTTGTGGTTTATATACAAACTGCAAGGATCCAACTGATCCACTACAGCTGAGGTAAGATGTTCACTAACCACTTGTGCCACATATTTAGCCAGGACAAGTCAAAAGTTAAAGCACCTAGATGAAAGTCACTAAGGGCTTTTGGGAAGTGCTTTAATTATAGAAGTCTTCCATATATTTGGAAATGCACATGCATTTAATAAAAATTGAAACAGTCTGGTCAAACTGCTGCCCAGATGCTTTATGTGGTTTAATCCTCAACAGTTACCAACTGGGACTGATGACCGGTTGGCTCTGAGCTACATCAGCCATTATGGTACCTTTACCTTTAAAGTCTTCAGTGCCAAAACAGGCATGTAATtgatttataaaatatatataaatatttggacagagacaaccttttttctaattttggttCTGTACATTACCACAATGAATTATATATATTTGTCCTGTTCCAGCGTCTTCAGATATTCTCACCATTAGATGAAGGTCTTCCTGGGTGGGTCCTGGCACCTCAAAGCTTTCCCAGGTGTCTGCTGAGCGCCGATAAACCAGCTTAGTCCCTGCTACACTGTACTCGCCTGGAACACTGATCTTCCAGTTTCCATTAATCAAAAACTGGGAGCGTCCATTCTGCAGGGCTGTGCAAGGGAAGAACAGGTGATGAGAATGAAGGAAAGACTGGCATGTCTCTCGACATCAAAGGAAACAGTTATGTTTCCTTATCAGTGGGAGAAGTTGAGGCAAAGGCCGGATGCCAGAAGCAGAAATATGGCGCCTGACTATATATGGCAGCAGTGACTCCTGGAGGGGAGAGATTTTCCATGACATGGATGGAAACAAGTACCTTCACCTGTCTTAACCAAGTGGTCAAATAAAGCCTTTATGAGGGTCTCTTTAAAGACAACAGCACGCTCTGTTTCAgggcctgttttattttggtctcATAAACTGTGATGAGAATAGATGCCCTTGGTTATTTTGCTGCCTGGGAAATGTTCAGAGGGTCCAGAAACCAAATGGGACCGTCGAGCCCGCTGTCTCCAGGGAGAGGAAGCAACGGCATGTGTAGACCTGAATTATAAAACTGATTTACACTGCAGCTATG contains:
- the adamtsl5 gene encoding ADAMTS-like protein 5 is translated as MSSVQTRKLTLCQALTFVLLLVLPMCLSSPQSPSWISAWGPNSDDSSVRPARTRRQLHFRNEWATWSGWSVCSRTCGGGASVRSRTCITRNPVGGPCAGDPRQYKICNTKDCPPGSEDFREMQCAAFNDRPLVAGNSFRWTTFHGGSNPCELSCLALGHNFYYNFGRVLDGTACDKDSGAVCVNGRCLKPGCDFILGSKQQVDACMVCGGHNATCLHHKSVYQSNSLEAGGPFGYSEVAMIPAGATHIRVTDNSRNYLALQNGRSQFLINGNWKISVPGEYSVAGTKLVYRRSADTWESFEVPGPTQEDLHLMVLATDRNPGIEYEYWLPPDQYALYHGRRSPLRQAHHTASYLPWSQPTASATTTTTRAPQNTPRPHWFLQPVKPPHHQRPHQPILPRLERDENRRNFLPQPSPERHCGKCQRVKGRRERQRQYCQKDFVFRARVLLKLQRGEETRYDVQIIHTYRNRFRLEHREFLWVPNVCDCPNLEVGKQYIFMARRHINYERTLNRILLEEESYVVPYRPREDELLWPLERLCSNRGPKQN